A stretch of the Candidatus Aquicultor sp. genome encodes the following:
- a CDS encoding nuclease-related domain-containing protein, with product MARLLKQDPVLRREFKERINKKVQNKKEQMKREMDEELPAVAAWVAKPLAGLFFDRINAKNMEKGDAGEFNVFLQAKMRLSDEWFVFNDVVVEPEPGRLTQIDHIIIGPPGLFIIETKAWKGSYSAYKDNWKYRNGTEWIKCKSSPTKQNTYHVKAIAEWLKGTKILSIDAPAEKWIVPIVVFTRAQWLKTTDCSMPVFNGISEFIAYLKAKAERYLGQDDIERLTALIQYPTLSKALRQDQIKWFGASEALLLSDATENNQDTSALEVEERIQTKVSSVPEYTEGVTKNGKRYVRIVGTMEQATMVYEHFRTQHPDLKPPRKDRFKEGMFFFYIS from the coding sequence TTGGCTCGACTTTTAAAGCAAGACCCTGTCCTACGCAGAGAATTCAAAGAGCGAATCAATAAAAAGGTTCAAAACAAGAAAGAGCAGATGAAGCGCGAGATGGATGAAGAATTGCCGGCTGTTGCTGCATGGGTTGCAAAACCACTCGCCGGCCTCTTTTTCGACCGAATTAACGCAAAGAACATGGAAAAAGGTGACGCTGGGGAGTTTAACGTCTTTCTCCAGGCCAAGATGCGCTTATCGGACGAGTGGTTTGTCTTTAACGACGTAGTTGTTGAGCCGGAACCGGGCAGACTCACCCAGATCGATCACATTATCATCGGCCCACCTGGTCTCTTTATAATTGAGACGAAAGCATGGAAAGGCTCATATTCCGCATACAAGGATAATTGGAAATATCGCAACGGCACAGAATGGATTAAGTGCAAGAGCAGCCCTACAAAGCAAAATACTTACCATGTAAAGGCCATCGCTGAGTGGCTTAAGGGAACAAAGATTTTGAGCATTGATGCTCCAGCAGAAAAATGGATAGTACCTATTGTGGTTTTCACTCGAGCACAGTGGCTTAAAACAACGGATTGCTCAATGCCGGTATTTAACGGAATTTCAGAATTCATTGCTTATCTTAAAGCAAAGGCAGAGCGATACTTAGGCCAAGACGATATTGAGAGATTAACAGCGCTAATCCAGTATCCAACACTCAGTAAAGCGTTAAGGCAGGATCAAATCAAATGGTTTGGCGCGAGCGAAGCGTTGCTGCTTTCTGATGCAACCGAAAACAACCAAGACACTAGTGCTTTAGAAGTCGAAGAACGCATACAGACCAAGGTTTCTAGTGTGCCGGAATACACCGAAGGTGTTACTAAAAACGGCAAGCGATATGTGAGGATTGTCGGTACGATGGAACAAGCAACTATGGTGTATGAGCACTTTAGGACACAGCATCCCGATCTTAAACCACCGCGAAAAGATCGATTCAAGGAAGGAATGTTCTTCTTTTACATATCTTAA
- a CDS encoding very short patch repair endonuclease — MPDVFDKEKRSWIMSRVTGKDTKPEMVVRRAVHGLGYRYRLHGKNLPGHPDLVLTRHKKIVFVHGCFWHGHEGCKRSKRPSSNTQFWNEKIDKTMRRDIKVEEELKALGWNVLVVWECETKNPEELMRKLERFLHGE; from the coding sequence ATGCCCGATGTTTTCGATAAAGAAAAACGCAGTTGGATAATGTCTCGTGTCACCGGCAAAGATACCAAGCCCGAGATGGTCGTGCGAAGAGCCGTTCACGGTCTTGGGTATCGCTATCGCCTGCACGGCAAAAACCTGCCCGGTCATCCCGACCTCGTATTGACTCGCCATAAGAAGATCGTCTTTGTGCATGGTTGCTTTTGGCACGGGCACGAAGGATGTAAACGCTCAAAACGACCTTCTTCCAACACACAATTCTGGAACGAGAAAATCGACAAAACGATGAGACGTGATATAAAGGTAGAAGAGGAATTAAAGGCCTTGGGCTGGAATGTATTAGTTGTTTGGGAGTGCGAGACCAAGAATCCTGAAGAACTCATGCGAAAGTTGGAGAGGTTCCTACATGGCGAATAA
- a CDS encoding PD-(D/E)XK nuclease family protein: protein MDPHKNIFYYYRGPRHKSSSEEYTAADRVQIEDNTTKALINVLEGASEAVLRQFLNYLGITRLSSGGTHFALQRSHVPDLGAQHKVILALAPTADIEEGNASNGRGRPDAWLYSPSFVVLIENKTFSRLNCAQLQRHAASIGATEQDIRVMMWAELYLLFSSIKPENNTDWFLLRHFIDYLELIGLAPFTGFTSDDFDFFIMRDEDYKRIIKGKLSAFAEELCARLPAEITKAYPDQHVGRLIPGDDRDAWVALRKPQENTDIFKQCNFNAVLGKDGLRLSAVIRNGRHTDKNKAIGRFYSGIKANRGEFTSLLKMLAPDYELRIYERTSASGEYPRQGDEYWHLKSILSLDVAIDAVIDYLIIALEEIDFPGINVGKSISRGNPILADKEQLLTISAQAIQDLNKVLKFLEIA from the coding sequence ATGGATCCACACAAGAATATCTTTTACTATTATCGCGGTCCGAGGCATAAGTCGTCCAGCGAAGAGTATACGGCGGCCGACCGCGTGCAAATAGAGGACAATACGACAAAGGCTCTTATTAACGTACTGGAGGGCGCATCCGAGGCGGTCCTTCGGCAATTCCTTAACTATCTTGGGATTACAAGGTTGAGCTCTGGCGGAACGCATTTTGCGCTGCAGCGAAGCCATGTGCCTGATTTAGGGGCGCAACATAAGGTTATTCTTGCTCTAGCGCCAACGGCTGACATCGAAGAAGGTAATGCAAGTAACGGCAGGGGAAGACCGGATGCGTGGCTTTATTCGCCATCGTTTGTGGTACTTATTGAGAACAAGACGTTCTCCCGCTTAAATTGTGCACAGCTACAAAGGCACGCGGCATCAATTGGCGCAACTGAGCAAGATATAAGGGTTATGATGTGGGCCGAATTGTACTTGCTTTTCTCAAGCATAAAGCCCGAGAACAACACCGACTGGTTTCTGTTAAGGCACTTTATCGATTATTTGGAGTTGATTGGCTTGGCACCGTTTACAGGTTTTACGAGCGACGATTTTGATTTCTTTATCATGCGCGATGAGGATTACAAGCGCATCATTAAAGGAAAGCTTAGCGCGTTTGCCGAGGAGTTGTGTGCGAGACTGCCGGCAGAAATCACAAAAGCTTACCCTGATCAACACGTAGGGCGCCTCATACCGGGCGATGACCGGGACGCCTGGGTAGCGCTTCGCAAACCGCAGGAGAATACGGATATTTTTAAACAGTGTAACTTCAATGCTGTTCTTGGCAAGGATGGTCTGCGACTTAGTGCGGTAATTCGAAATGGACGGCATACCGATAAGAACAAGGCGATCGGAAGGTTTTATAGTGGCATCAAAGCTAATCGAGGTGAGTTTACATCCCTTCTAAAAATGTTGGCGCCTGACTATGAGCTGCGAATTTATGAGCGCACATCTGCCAGTGGAGAGTATCCTCGGCAAGGTGATGAATACTGGCATTTAAAGAGCATACTTTCTTTAGATGTTGCGATCGATGCGGTGATTGACTACCTTATAATAGCGCTCGAGGAGATCGATTTTCCAGGTATTAATGTTGGCAAATCGATCTCGCGGGGCAATCCCATCTTGGCCGACAAAGAACAACTTCTCACGATCAGCGCTCAAGCTATCCAGGATTTGAATAAAGTACTTAAGTTCCTGGAGATCGCCTAG
- a CDS encoding type II glyceraldehyde-3-phosphate dehydrogenase: MAEKVRVGVNGYGVIGKRVADAVAKQDDMELIGVSDVVYDYRIRVAAERGYQIYASVPERVSTMEEANIPVAGTLNDLLRQVDIVVDCTPKGIGLKNKPIYEDVGVKAIFQGGEEHGLTGVSFTAQVNYHQALNKQFARVVSCNTTGLCRVLNALNKNGWIKRARAVLMRRGTDPWESHKDGMINTAIPETKVPSHQGPDAQTVMHDLDITTIAGAGPYNLSHLHFAMVETNRPVKLDELRHALWEEPRIAFVHSSNGLVALNSVIELMRDLERSRNDMWEVAVWEDALAADDREVYLAFQVHNEAITIPESVDCIRALTGIMQNGMESIEKTNLSLGITKSFLPKTMPEEIIHFEIGKALIEARERFMEEGFKGAEEPTKAEPTREQRSA; encoded by the coding sequence ATGGCCGAAAAGGTGCGAGTTGGCGTAAACGGCTACGGTGTTATTGGTAAAAGGGTAGCCGACGCTGTAGCGAAGCAAGACGATATGGAGCTCATCGGCGTTTCGGATGTCGTCTACGATTATCGAATTAGGGTTGCGGCTGAGCGAGGATATCAGATTTACGCTTCTGTTCCCGAAAGAGTATCAACTATGGAGGAAGCCAATATCCCGGTTGCCGGTACACTCAACGATCTATTGCGGCAAGTCGACATTGTCGTCGATTGTACGCCTAAAGGAATTGGCTTAAAAAACAAACCAATCTATGAGGATGTGGGGGTTAAGGCTATCTTCCAGGGTGGGGAGGAACACGGACTCACCGGTGTGTCTTTTACCGCACAAGTCAACTACCATCAAGCGCTCAATAAACAATTTGCACGCGTAGTTTCGTGCAATACAACGGGTTTGTGTCGTGTACTCAATGCGCTTAATAAGAATGGCTGGATAAAGCGGGCGCGCGCTGTTTTGATGCGCCGGGGTACCGACCCGTGGGAAAGTCATAAGGATGGCATGATCAATACTGCGATACCCGAGACAAAAGTACCAAGCCACCAGGGGCCTGATGCTCAGACGGTCATGCATGATCTAGACATCACAACCATTGCCGGAGCCGGCCCGTATAACTTAAGCCACTTGCACTTTGCGATGGTCGAGACAAATCGCCCGGTTAAACTAGATGAGCTGCGCCATGCATTATGGGAAGAACCTCGAATTGCGTTTGTGCACTCAAGCAACGGCTTAGTGGCACTTAATTCAGTAATCGAACTCATGCGAGATCTGGAACGCTCGAGAAACGATATGTGGGAGGTCGCTGTTTGGGAAGATGCTTTAGCTGCAGATGACCGTGAAGTTTACTTGGCATTTCAGGTTCACAATGAAGCGATCACCATACCCGAGAGCGTTGATTGCATTCGCGCCTTAACCGGTATCATGCAGAATGGAATGGAATCTATAGAGAAAACAAATCTATCGCTCGGTATTACGAAAAGCTTCCTTCCCAAGACAATGCCCGAAGAGATCATTCATTTCGAGATAGGCAAGGCGCTCATAGAAGCCCGGGAACGGTTCATGGAAGAAGGCTTTAAGGGAGCCGAAGAGCCAACGAAGGCCGAGCCGACGAGGGAACAACGCAGCGCTTAG
- a CDS encoding HNH endonuclease, translating into MANNEKSKHIDPEAARRRVEELIANFKAELQTEELRPKVLALVPVFNTLRDLGAALIPSEYASSARERILYYFRKHPGIVIDGDELLVVSGIQEYARRVRELRVQFGWSIASGVTVKEMSEDQDVEVPHELTAMKTSDYVLLNTQQDRDAAHRWNVANTIRKGEDSVRDKILKYLRANVGKPITNEELRYVAGDKTEWARRVRELRTEYGWPVATQSTGRPDLSVGEYVLQADRQSPEHDRHIPDDVRRDVLRRDGYACQECDWSHKEWNPSDARHLEIHHIEHHAKGGGNTKENLVSLCTVCHDKAHRK; encoded by the coding sequence ATGGCGAATAATGAAAAATCAAAACATATTGATCCCGAAGCGGCGCGGCGCCGAGTCGAGGAGCTGATAGCAAACTTCAAAGCCGAGCTTCAAACCGAAGAGCTTCGGCCTAAAGTGCTCGCGCTCGTACCGGTTTTTAATACCTTGCGCGATCTGGGTGCGGCGCTAATTCCTTCGGAATATGCATCGTCCGCAAGGGAGCGGATTCTCTACTACTTTCGCAAGCATCCGGGGATCGTCATAGACGGCGACGAACTCCTTGTCGTCTCGGGGATTCAAGAATACGCGCGACGCGTGCGTGAGTTGAGGGTTCAATTCGGCTGGTCTATTGCCAGCGGCGTAACCGTCAAAGAGATGAGTGAGGATCAAGACGTAGAAGTTCCGCACGAATTGACGGCTATGAAGACAAGCGATTATGTCTTGCTTAATACGCAGCAGGATCGCGATGCCGCACACCGCTGGAATGTTGCAAATACGATTCGTAAAGGCGAAGACTCGGTGCGGGATAAAATTCTTAAATATCTGCGAGCAAATGTCGGCAAACCGATTACGAATGAGGAGTTGCGCTACGTCGCAGGCGACAAAACGGAGTGGGCTCGGCGGGTGCGAGAGTTACGGACGGAGTATGGTTGGCCGGTCGCGACGCAATCGACGGGGCGCCCGGACCTTAGTGTCGGGGAATACGTGCTTCAGGCCGATCGGCAAAGCCCCGAGCATGACCGGCATATTCCAGACGATGTCCGGAGAGACGTCCTTCGTCGCGACGGTTATGCGTGTCAAGAGTGTGATTGGTCTCATAAGGAGTGGAACCCTTCGGATGCAAGGCACTTGGAAATACATCATATTGAGCACCACGCAAAAGGCGGCGGGAATACTAAGGAAAACTTAGTTTCGCTATGTACTGTTTGTCATGATAAAGCTCATCGAAAGTAA
- a CDS encoding DUF3883 domain-containing protein, translated as MKNVTNQIKTSKNEEFQEIILHKTLGQIHTFLDEIANGTSNYKSLHNLTEQVEHQYHGRFLIELIQNAHDALLERGEGEDERRIELSIMENEAPFGALYVANDGKPFSASNFESLSNLGQSDKDPEKSIGNKGIGFRSVLEISKSPEIYSRRRKESLLFDGFCFRFNPFIVQEFETSIDTLLEGNNAPSCPLDRDIPLVSWSNEKYIAFRGRCKKSGKGWLRKELKHLSPYLLPEPIRDKAVPQKVLEYEKQGYASVIRLPFINEKARELALTELKNLNENTVLFLDRVRAFQLVTNQYNRKFLRLEASRENDPENGSEVSIREESAYDNEAVKTERRFWLWEERIGDDDKSANAEALAAAVVELPGKWPELASARISVAVRLEESPEDGILNIYLPTGLSSGCSAHFSAPFYGDMSRTDVDFSQPLNMLLLRSIARKVTGVIFNSLVGRGEDEAAAIIDLVSYADGAAGERWWSTISTLWKEEGINIADQNICLTDKGWAALKTASILSVVEDAEVLSPSLLRESACYPAFIEALSSRMGLVKQIYRKISIGSYATDQQLADTIEKAATILHASDGRVDWNGFWHDVESILEGRASLLKGKKVLLGTDGQLHSVGERSAVFFRPMKLGLDDEIQSEEAIEEIPVSLRPFISFLNESITTHTARERGGYASTPIHTFLSSDLVKQFGVEHIFRSVLIPIIPDLPVSLRSENGKLCRDILQWGLKLIFSLVARDRGENATKLLARLPAPCRSGWYQMDETTFGTGWDDQSNGTLGKDLDLYLSKVNTSECQEASKRLLLPPDSKYWGGLADRAYDLLKKAGVFRGLRPERIQSTGWTSVFWVGGYREVMIPEKGPQTFWEDCWKRYRRYVSKEIASPYSGNFRYVVKHLYSLPGLDRYGDFDGSLRVVLMRILLDSIPFQQLHEDWEELAIEKLDGERHRFTIKSPLKFFFEETAWIADAQEDSIDFFCPRERWLVPSTVLAGRSHHYDCLKPLPSAIITIMEKNPALVSTMRELGMPLFDLEIQTPDARLLDDLAHALADPAVDIANLDVFLGMVRNAWTQLYPKEGNSLPETLVVRRGSNTLEATAPSDDDPVFLPDATEALHDSLELHSKPIIAIEFRDAKRLKDFFLDSYGNAVQLASELKMQPLVNGKAWNEGTDQPFASNGLEWLPPVVLSVFAYAGQQNRGTGTKAFQKAMDSLRSARVQWVDTVEIGLWRDDYLVANMPVRAFWHVRENTLIAEEIGRQKISLFSEALSTVVERADLPIPLKLVLGNLVDNAEPSQKEICEALQEVGISQDRYAEVQQRWLGNLSWTIKVLRPIIHLLEPGVDTAALVELNTDDQVESYLKALELRSLGWEKVLEIARASRGLQQTGEYLFEILGESAQLERWNAVLAPFGESPIEISGIEEQFKLYLDSARKPLRAIIRRILNDNDAAGRFLELEDCIHEFGCPDDWPRRFWNIKFRMVMEVVTPALEAIGASTEELDAVTQAESLDDLFVRLSECGLEPKIDPIEIHSANYENVKKELVKLQKAVIVWCERNKALPGMWADGVNSLMNQLEEYLDEHAFLNFWGESSCLNAIRSLPREDDHIELWDVIDTEYDVSGVISSLKVLEEDLHQADESLQRQRLKLEKEKRMVQVCGQPFENTSDNLTNLWDHLEQNLHIEEVSGFDIRNWTDLKQLKSKRKKRVGNGSGINGRKRSGVPPRMTQAMKNLVGLTGEIYVYRLLQQTYGTDIITPDCWVSENSKHKFPKNRTDDGYGYDFKVLVDGKIHFIEVKASTGEDGVFELGSSEVQLAVRLADKRNEIFSIFHVMNALSESPTVKHLPNPYNKRFRQMFRIEEAGLRVRYEAEQEL; from the coding sequence ATGAAGAATGTGACGAATCAGATTAAGACATCCAAGAATGAAGAATTTCAAGAGATAATTCTTCATAAGACGCTTGGTCAGATTCACACTTTCCTAGATGAGATCGCTAATGGAACGTCCAACTACAAAAGCCTTCACAACTTGACTGAACAGGTCGAACACCAATATCACGGGCGGTTCCTTATCGAATTGATACAAAATGCACATGATGCTCTTCTTGAGAGAGGAGAGGGGGAAGATGAGCGCAGAATAGAACTCAGTATTATGGAAAATGAGGCGCCTTTTGGCGCTCTTTATGTTGCTAATGACGGCAAACCTTTCTCAGCCTCAAATTTTGAGAGTCTATCTAATCTCGGCCAAAGCGACAAAGATCCTGAAAAATCAATAGGCAATAAGGGCATAGGTTTCCGGAGTGTTCTTGAAATATCGAAATCACCTGAAATCTATTCGAGGCGCAGGAAGGAAAGCCTTCTATTTGATGGATTTTGCTTCCGGTTTAACCCCTTCATAGTGCAAGAATTTGAGACCTCCATAGACACCTTGCTGGAAGGAAATAACGCTCCTAGCTGCCCTCTTGACCGCGACATTCCATTAGTGTCGTGGTCCAATGAGAAATACATAGCTTTTCGGGGACGGTGCAAGAAGTCTGGCAAGGGGTGGCTGCGTAAAGAACTTAAGCATCTATCTCCGTATCTCCTTCCTGAGCCAATTAGGGACAAAGCGGTACCACAAAAAGTATTGGAATATGAGAAGCAGGGATATGCATCGGTTATCAGACTGCCTTTTATCAATGAAAAAGCAAGAGAACTTGCGCTTACTGAATTAAAAAACCTCAATGAGAATACGGTGCTTTTTCTTGATAGAGTTAGAGCTTTTCAGCTGGTTACAAATCAATATAACCGCAAGTTTCTCCGATTGGAGGCCTCGAGAGAAAATGATCCTGAAAATGGCTCGGAAGTCTCTATTCGTGAGGAATCAGCTTACGATAATGAAGCCGTAAAAACCGAGAGAAGATTCTGGTTGTGGGAGGAGCGTATTGGGGATGACGACAAGTCAGCGAACGCTGAGGCTTTAGCTGCTGCTGTCGTAGAACTTCCAGGGAAATGGCCAGAGCTTGCGAGTGCAAGGATTTCAGTTGCTGTGCGCCTGGAGGAAAGCCCCGAAGACGGAATCCTGAATATTTACCTTCCTACTGGTTTGTCTAGTGGTTGCTCAGCCCATTTCAGTGCACCGTTTTATGGAGATATGAGTAGAACCGATGTAGACTTTAGCCAACCACTTAACATGCTACTTTTAAGGTCTATCGCCAGGAAAGTAACGGGCGTGATATTTAATAGTTTGGTTGGTCGGGGCGAGGACGAGGCAGCTGCAATTATTGATTTGGTCTCATACGCTGACGGAGCGGCTGGGGAAAGATGGTGGTCCACAATCTCGACGCTCTGGAAGGAAGAAGGCATTAACATCGCAGACCAGAATATCTGCTTGACGGATAAAGGGTGGGCAGCCCTAAAAACAGCCAGTATTCTCAGTGTTGTTGAGGACGCGGAGGTTCTATCCCCCAGCCTTCTCCGTGAATCCGCCTGTTATCCCGCTTTCATTGAGGCGCTCTCTTCTCGTATGGGCTTGGTGAAACAAATCTACAGAAAGATCAGTATCGGTTCTTATGCTACAGATCAACAGCTTGCAGACACCATCGAAAAGGCAGCTACTATTCTTCATGCCTCAGACGGAAGGGTAGATTGGAATGGATTCTGGCATGACGTTGAAAGTATTCTTGAGGGTAGGGCTTCTTTACTGAAGGGCAAAAAGGTGCTCTTGGGGACAGATGGTCAGCTACATTCTGTTGGGGAAAGGAGCGCGGTTTTCTTCCGTCCGATGAAGCTTGGATTGGATGACGAGATCCAGTCTGAGGAGGCGATTGAGGAAATTCCGGTGAGTTTAAGGCCGTTCATCTCTTTCTTGAACGAATCTATAACTACTCATACAGCGCGCGAGCGCGGCGGCTACGCTTCAACGCCGATTCACACCTTTCTCTCCTCGGACTTAGTGAAGCAATTCGGTGTTGAACATATTTTCCGAAGTGTTCTGATTCCTATAATTCCAGATCTTCCTGTTTCTCTCCGATCTGAGAATGGCAAACTCTGTCGCGACATTTTGCAGTGGGGCCTAAAGCTTATCTTTAGCCTTGTCGCAAGAGATAGAGGAGAAAATGCTACAAAATTACTTGCTCGTTTGCCAGCTCCATGTCGGAGTGGTTGGTACCAAATGGATGAGACTACCTTTGGCACCGGTTGGGATGATCAATCCAATGGCACCCTTGGTAAAGATCTCGATCTATATCTGAGCAAGGTTAATACTTCTGAATGCCAAGAAGCATCGAAAAGGCTTTTATTGCCACCAGACAGCAAGTACTGGGGCGGATTAGCCGATAGGGCTTATGATCTTTTGAAGAAAGCAGGTGTTTTTAGAGGACTTCGACCCGAGAGAATACAAAGCACTGGTTGGACATCGGTGTTCTGGGTCGGCGGGTATCGAGAAGTTATGATTCCTGAAAAGGGGCCTCAGACCTTTTGGGAAGATTGCTGGAAAAGATATCGCAGATATGTTTCCAAAGAGATAGCATCGCCTTACTCGGGGAATTTCCGCTATGTTGTCAAGCATCTATATTCTCTGCCCGGTCTTGATCGCTACGGAGACTTTGATGGCAGTCTCCGAGTGGTCTTAATGAGGATTCTGCTAGATTCAATTCCTTTCCAACAACTCCATGAGGACTGGGAGGAATTAGCAATCGAAAAACTAGATGGCGAAAGGCATAGATTTACGATAAAGTCGCCCCTTAAGTTTTTCTTCGAGGAAACTGCATGGATAGCTGACGCACAGGAAGATAGCATCGATTTCTTTTGTCCTAGAGAGAGATGGCTTGTGCCCTCTACGGTTCTTGCAGGACGCTCACATCATTATGACTGCCTGAAGCCCCTTCCCTCTGCCATTATAACAATCATGGAAAAGAACCCAGCCCTTGTTAGTACAATGCGAGAGCTTGGTATGCCTCTATTTGACCTTGAAATACAGACCCCTGACGCCCGGCTCTTGGATGACCTTGCGCATGCATTAGCCGACCCGGCAGTCGACATTGCGAATCTGGATGTGTTCTTGGGAATGGTGCGAAACGCATGGACACAGCTTTATCCGAAGGAAGGTAACAGTTTACCAGAAACTTTGGTGGTCCGCAGGGGGTCTAACACATTAGAGGCTACGGCGCCGTCAGATGATGATCCGGTATTCTTGCCTGATGCGACTGAAGCTCTGCATGATAGCCTTGAATTGCATTCGAAGCCGATTATCGCCATTGAATTCAGAGATGCAAAACGTTTGAAAGATTTTTTCTTAGATTCTTACGGGAATGCAGTGCAATTGGCATCTGAACTCAAAATGCAACCGCTAGTTAATGGCAAAGCATGGAACGAAGGCACGGATCAACCATTTGCCTCGAATGGTTTGGAATGGCTGCCGCCGGTTGTTCTCTCGGTGTTTGCCTATGCCGGACAGCAGAATCGGGGAACTGGGACTAAAGCATTTCAAAAGGCTATGGATAGCCTTCGGAGTGCGCGAGTACAATGGGTCGATACTGTTGAGATTGGCCTCTGGCGTGATGATTATTTGGTTGCCAACATGCCAGTGAGGGCATTTTGGCATGTTCGGGAGAATACCCTGATAGCAGAAGAGATAGGGCGGCAAAAGATTAGCCTCTTTAGCGAAGCCCTATCTACCGTAGTGGAAAGGGCTGATCTTCCTATCCCTCTTAAATTAGTGCTAGGAAATCTTGTTGACAATGCTGAACCTAGCCAGAAAGAAATATGCGAGGCTCTTCAGGAAGTTGGAATTTCTCAGGACCGCTATGCCGAGGTGCAGCAACGTTGGCTTGGTAATCTTTCTTGGACCATAAAAGTATTGCGTCCAATCATACACCTCCTAGAACCTGGAGTTGATACAGCTGCTCTTGTAGAGCTTAATACTGATGACCAAGTGGAATCGTATCTCAAAGCTCTTGAATTGAGATCTCTTGGGTGGGAAAAGGTCCTAGAGATTGCGCGAGCCTCGCGGGGACTTCAGCAGACCGGCGAATACCTTTTTGAAATCCTAGGCGAGAGCGCTCAGCTTGAGCGGTGGAATGCCGTTCTTGCTCCATTTGGCGAGAGTCCGATCGAGATATCTGGTATAGAGGAACAATTTAAACTGTACCTTGATTCTGCACGGAAACCGCTTCGTGCCATTATTCGGCGTATTCTTAACGATAACGACGCGGCAGGTCGCTTCTTGGAATTAGAGGATTGCATCCATGAATTTGGTTGCCCTGACGATTGGCCGAGACGTTTTTGGAATATTAAGTTTAGAATGGTGATGGAGGTAGTAACACCAGCTCTCGAAGCGATCGGAGCATCGACTGAAGAACTTGATGCTGTGACACAGGCGGAGTCTCTAGATGATTTGTTTGTTAGGCTTTCCGAGTGCGGACTTGAGCCGAAAATTGATCCTATTGAGATTCATTCGGCGAATTACGAAAACGTAAAAAAGGAGCTTGTAAAGCTTCAGAAGGCAGTCATCGTTTGGTGTGAGAGAAACAAAGCTCTTCCGGGAATGTGGGCTGATGGTGTAAACAGCCTAATGAACCAGCTAGAAGAATATTTGGATGAGCATGCCTTTCTCAATTTTTGGGGCGAATCTTCATGCCTAAATGCTATTCGGAGCCTTCCAAGGGAAGACGACCATATAGAGCTTTGGGATGTTATCGATACTGAGTACGATGTGTCAGGAGTTATAAGTTCACTAAAGGTCCTCGAGGAAGATTTGCACCAGGCAGATGAAAGCTTGCAGAGGCAGCGACTCAAGTTGGAGAAGGAGAAGCGAATGGTGCAAGTTTGCGGCCAGCCTTTTGAGAACACCTCTGATAATCTTACAAATCTCTGGGACCACCTGGAACAGAATTTGCACATTGAAGAAGTCTCGGGTTTCGATATAAGAAATTGGACCGACCTAAAACAGCTAAAGTCTAAAAGAAAGAAACGTGTTGGTAATGGATCGGGGATAAACGGCCGTAAAAGAAGCGGAGTGCCCCCAAGGATGACTCAGGCGATGAAAAACCTTGTAGGGTTAACTGGCGAGATATATGTATATCGTCTATTGCAGCAGACTTACGGTACCGATATTATCACCCCAGATTGTTGGGTTTCGGAAAATAGCAAACATAAGTTTCCAAAGAATAGAACGGATGATGGTTATGGTTACGATTTTAAAGTTTTAGTGGACGGCAAGATTCATTTCATTGAAGTGAAGGCTAGCACAGGAGAAGACGGGGTCTTTGAACTCGGTTCCTCCGAAGTCCAGCTTGCTGTAAGATTGGCAGACAAGCGAAACGAAATATTTTCGATTTTTCATGTCATGAACGCCCTATCGGAAAGTCCGACGGTGAAGCATTTACCAAACCCCTACAACAAACGGTTTCGGCAAATGTTCAGAATTGAGGAGGCGGGGCTTAGAGTAAGGTATGAAGCCGAGCAGGAACTTTAA